The proteins below come from a single Argentina anserina chromosome 1, drPotAnse1.1, whole genome shotgun sequence genomic window:
- the LOC126805292 gene encoding uncharacterized protein LOC126805292, giving the protein MGFEVNGDGKMLELLKVNPRHKRSKSFPDKKRVNEDQLDSSHEASNRVKLDSPQFKGLVATKKNQSPTMDVHNSLKQEILHLEKRLQNQFQVRHALENALGYKSAIHKNAVNTNETALPKPATELIKEIAVLELEVGHLEQYLLSLYRKAFDEQLSCASPRKKDEKLSSPVTTPRKNLLKVFEPDLEMKREDRAVHSGTQSLDNSWKTYDGEEKRPLDSSVHRCHSSLSQHSAFVTRTSPPEESMAKALRACHSQPLSMMEYAQNTSSNIISLAEHLGTRISDHIQETPNRLSEDMIKCMSTIYCKLAEPPLTHNGLSSPNSSLSSTSAFSPHEQSDIWSPNFKNSTSFDVRLDNPFLVEGLKEFSGPYSTMVEVPWIYRDSKKLKDIDDLLQHFRSLISRLEEVDPRKLNHDEKLAFWINVHNTLVMHAYLAYGVPQNNVKRVYLLLKAAYNIGGHTISADTMQSSILGCRISRPGQWLRMLLTPRNKFKTGDERQGYAIDHPEPLLRFALCSGSHSDPAVRVYMPKRLTQELEAAKEEYVRATFGVRKDHKIILPKIVESFAKSSDLCPGGVLEMIQRSLPDSLRKSVKKCQQAAKSRKNIIEWMPHNFTFRYLISKELVK; this is encoded by the exons ATGGGGTTTGAGGTCAATGGTGATGGTAAAATGCTGGAATTGTTGAAGGTGAATCCAAGGCACAAGCGTTCCAAAAG CTTTCCTGATAAGAAAAGAGTGAACGAAGATCAGTTGGATAGTTCTCATGAAGCATCAAACCGTGTGAAACTG GATTCACCACAGTTCAAGGGCCTTGTTGCAACCAAGAAGAATCAATCTCCAACCATGGACGTTCACAACTCGTTGAAACAAGAG ATTCTACATCTTGAAAAAAGATTACAAAATCAGTTTCAGGTCCGTCATGCTTTAGAGAATGCATTGGGTTATAAGTCTGCCATCCATAAAAATGCTGTCAACACAAATGAAACTGCACTTCCCAAG CCAGCTACAGAATTGATCAAGGAGATTGCAGTGTTAGAATTGGAAGTTGGGCATTTGGAACAATATCTTCTCTCATTGTACCGGAAAGcatttgatgaacaattgTCATGTGCTTCCCCACGCAAGAAGGATGAAAAACTAAGCTCACCTGTAACAACCCCAAGAAAAAACTTGCTGAAAGTTTTTGAACCTGACTTGGAAATGAAGAGGGAAGATCGGGCAGTTCATTCTGGTACTCAGTCACTTGATAATTCCTGGAAGACATACGATGGAGAAGAAAAGAGGCCATTAGATTCCAGTGTTCACCGTTGTCACTCCTCACTTTCGCAACATTCTGCATTCGTAACTAGAACTTCTCCTCCAGAAGAGTCAATGGCCAAAGCTCTGCGTGCCTGTCATTCTCAACCATTGTCCATGATGGAG taCGCTCAGAATACTTCATCAAATATAATTAGTTTGGCAGAGCATCTCGGGACACGCATTTCTGATCATATTCAAGAGACACCTAATAGGCTATCGGAGGACatgatcaagtgcatgtccaCTATATATTGCAAGCTTGCGGAACCCCCCTTGACACATAATGGCCTTTCATCTCCCAATTCATCTTTGTCATCAACGAGTGCCTTTTCTCCACATGAACAGAGTGATATCTGGAGTCCGAACTTCAAGAATAGTACGTCTTTTGATGTGCGATTGGATAATCCATTTCTGGTGGAAGGACTTAAGGAATTTAGTGGACCATACAGCACAATGGTTGAAGTGCCATGGATATATAGAGATAGTAAAAAACTCAAAGATATTGATGACTTGCTACAACATTTCAG GTCACTTATCAGTCGTTTAGAGGAAGTAGATCCTAGAAAATTGAATCATGATGAGAAATTAGCGTTTTGGATTAATGTACACAATACTTTGGTTATGCAT GCATATTTGGCTTACGGGGTTCCACAGAACAATGTAAAGAGGGTATATTTACTTTTAAAG GCTGCATATAACATAGGTGGCCATACAATCAGCGCAGACACAATGCAGAGCTCTATTCTCGGATGCCGAATTTCTCGTCCAGGACAG TGGCTTCGTATGTTACTTACTCCAAGGAACAAATTCAAGACTGGAGATGAACGGCAGGGCTACGCAATTGACCATCCAGAGCCCCTTCTACGTTTTGCACTTTGTTCAGGAAGCCATTCGGATCCTGCG GTCCGTGTATACATGCCAAAGAGATTAACTCAGGAGCTGGAAGCTGCAAAAGAGGAGTATGTCCGAGCTACCTTTGGTGTGCGCAAGGACCACAAGATTATCCTTCCAAAGATTGTCGAGTCATTTGCAAAGAGTTCAGATTTGTGTCCTGGCGGTGTTTTAGAGATGATACAACGGTCGTTGCCTGATTCTCTGAGGAAAAGTGTCAAGAAATGCCAGCAGGCTGCGAAATCACGGAAGAATATAATCGAGTGGATGCCTCACAACTTCACTTTCCGGTATCTGATTTCTAAAGAGCTTGTAAAGTAA
- the LOC126782028 gene encoding STS14 protein — protein sequence MAQTSLSVLAVVLAMCCTLFISSGAAAPVSAAATEYLQAHNQARAAVGVPPLKWNESLANSTSRLVRYQRDKMECNFANLTSGKYGGNQLWASGQVVTPTMVVDSWVKEKEFYNHTDNTCVPNHQCGVYTQVVWRKSLELGCAMATCPKDQSTLSICFYNPPGNYVGESPY from the coding sequence ATGGCTCAAACCAGCTTGTCTGTACTAGCAGTGGTTCTAGCCATGTGCTGCACCTTATTCATTTCCTCCGGAGCTGCAGCTCCTGTCTCCGCGGCAGCCACCGAGTACCTTCAAGCCCACAACCAAGCCAGAGCCGCCGTCGGCGTCCCACCTCTGAAATGGAACGAGTCACTCGCTAACTCGACGAGTCGACTCGTGAGGTACCAGAGAGACAAGATGGAGTGCAACTTCGCCAACCTGACAAGCGGCAAGTACGGCGGGAACCAGCTCTGGGCGAGCGGCCAGGTCGTGACGCCGACCATGGTGGTGGACAGTTGGGTGAAGGAGAAGGAGTTCTACAaccacacagacaacacgtgCGTCCCCAACCACCAGTGCGGCGTCTACACACAGGTGGTGTGGCGGAAGTCGCTGGAGCTGGGCTGCGCGATGGCCACGTGTCCCAAGGACCAGAGCACCTTGAGCATTTGCTTCTACAATCCTCCTGGAAATTATGTAGGGGAGAGTCCGTACTAG
- the LOC126800838 gene encoding uncharacterized protein LOC126800838, translating to MGVCASSPTIKLKRNGGRSSSGLEGTRGDFIGRPKGVVVIHVDSDRVIRVQELKQPIQARRIISQHPDHVLCNSEAMSVGTCAPHVPGDEVLQPGQIYFLMPLQQAQNPLSLPELCDLAIKASSALGKR from the coding sequence ATGGGCGTCTGCGCTtcatctccaaccatcaaGCTCAAGAGAAATGGAGGCAGAAGCAGTAGTGGACTAGAAGGAACAAGGGGAGACTTCATCGGACGTCCAAAAGGGGTCGTCGTAATCCACGTCGACAGTGATCGGGTCATTCGAGTGCAAGAGTTGAAGCAACCAATCCAAGCCAGGCGGATAATCTCGCAGCATCCCGACCATGTTCTCTGCAACTCCGAGGCCATGTCCGTCGGCACGTGCGCGCCTCACGTTCCCGGGGACGAGGTTCTCCAGCCGGGTCAAATTTACTTTCTCATGCCACTGCAGCAGGCCCAGAATCCGCTTTCTTTGCCGGAACTATGTGATCTCGCGATAAAGGCCAGTTCTGCATTGGGGAAAAGATGA